A stretch of Blautia liquoris DNA encodes these proteins:
- the trpC gene encoding indole-3-glycerol phosphate synthase TrpC, with translation MILDEIAEKTRIRISEKKKQVPLSEICRVAQKRTAVEKGANGGFTFPFEKAIGSGGISFICEVKKASPSKGVISEDFSYLQIAKEYENAGADALSVLTEPYYFQGNDRYLQEIAKEARIPILRKDFTVDPYMIYEAKLMGASAVLLICALLSDEELKNDIKISHGLGLSALVEAHDEKEVYRAIACGARIVGVNNRDLNTFQVDLSTSVRLRSLVPKSVLFVSESGIANPSDIKKLKENKTNAVLIGETMMRSQDKKSLIKDLREV, from the coding sequence ATGATCTTAGATGAGATTGCAGAGAAAACAAGAATAAGGATTTCCGAGAAAAAGAAACAGGTACCGCTAAGCGAAATATGCAGGGTAGCTCAAAAAAGGACAGCTGTGGAAAAGGGAGCAAACGGCGGCTTTACATTTCCGTTTGAAAAAGCGATTGGCAGTGGCGGAATCTCTTTTATCTGTGAAGTGAAAAAGGCGTCCCCATCAAAAGGTGTCATTTCTGAAGATTTTTCCTATCTTCAGATTGCAAAGGAATACGAGAACGCGGGGGCCGATGCTCTTTCTGTGCTGACAGAGCCATATTACTTTCAGGGAAATGACAGATATCTGCAAGAGATTGCAAAAGAGGCAAGAATTCCAATTTTGAGAAAAGATTTCACAGTAGACCCATATATGATTTATGAAGCGAAACTGATGGGAGCCTCGGCGGTACTTTTAATCTGTGCCTTACTCTCAGATGAAGAGTTGAAAAATGATATCAAAATCTCACATGGTCTGGGGCTTTCCGCATTGGTTGAAGCCCATGATGAAAAGGAGGTATATCGTGCGATTGCCTGCGGGGCCAGAATCGTCGGTGTCAATAATCGCGATCTGAATACGTTTCAGGTAGATCTGAGTACAAGTGTTCGCCTGAGAAGTCTGGTGCCAAAATCCGTTTTGTTTGTGTCGGAAAGTGGAATAGCGAACCCATCGGATATAAAAAAACTGAAAGAGAACAAAACAAATGCGGTTTTGATTGGCGAGACGATGATGAGAAGCCAGGATAAAAAATCGTTGATAAAAGATCTGCGGGAGGTGTGA
- a CDS encoding phosphoribosylanthranilate isomerase, which yields MKIKICGLSREEDIDAVNTVLPDYVGFVFVPGSTRYVNYEHAQELKGKLSKKISAVGVFADEEPEMIECMARDGIIDLIQLHGDEGVNDVETLKRVCGIPIIKAISMNSYKHRESIRKFEESSVDYLLLDSAKGGSGQMFDHRCISNIKKPFFLAGGLTSENVGEILKDVPIVPYAVDMSSGVETNGRKDKEKICKAVRRMRDVER from the coding sequence ATGAAAATTAAGATTTGCGGTTTAAGCAGAGAGGAAGATATTGATGCTGTGAATACTGTTCTTCCGGATTATGTTGGATTTGTATTTGTACCGGGAAGCACAAGATATGTCAATTATGAGCATGCCCAAGAATTAAAAGGAAAACTTTCAAAGAAGATTTCTGCGGTAGGGGTATTTGCTGATGAGGAACCTGAGATGATCGAATGTATGGCAAGAGACGGAATCATCGATCTGATACAGCTTCACGGAGATGAAGGGGTAAACGATGTTGAAACGTTGAAGAGAGTATGTGGCATTCCGATAATTAAGGCTATATCCATGAATTCTTATAAACATCGGGAGAGCATAAGAAAGTTTGAAGAGAGCAGCGTGGATTACCTGCTTTTGGACAGTGCAAAGGGTGGAAGTGGTCAGATGTTTGATCACAGGTGCATATCTAATATAAAAAAGCCGTTCTTTCTCGCCGGAGGACTTACATCTGAAAATGTCGGTGAAATATTAAAGGATGTTCCAATCGTGCCATATGCTGTGGATATGAGCAGCGGAGTGGAGACGAACGGCAGAAAAGACAAGGAAAAAATTTGTAAAGCAGTCAGGAGGATGAGAGATGTCGAGAGGTAG
- the trpB gene encoding tryptophan synthase subunit beta, with amino-acid sequence MSRGRYGEFGGQYITETLMNELIKLEKNYEYYKQDPAFCGELTELLNNYAGRPSRLYYAGKMTEDLGGAKIYLKREDLNHTGSHKINNVLGQVLLAKRMGKTRVIAETGAGQHGVATATAAALLDMECEIFMGKEDTDRQALNVYRMELLGAKVHPVISGTQTLKDAVNETMREWSTRVEDTHYVLGSVMGPHPFPMMVRDFQSVISREAREQILKAEGKLPAAVLACVGGGSNAMGMFYNFIADKKTRLIGCEAAGRGVSTGQTAATMSVGTIGVFHGMKSYFCQDENGQIAPVYSISAGLDYPGIGPEHAHLRDIGRAEYVPITDDEAVDAFEYLARTEGIICAVESAHAVAYARKLAPTMDKDTSMIICLSGRGDKDVAAIARYRGKEIYE; translated from the coding sequence ATGTCGAGAGGTAGATACGGTGAATTCGGAGGACAGTATATTACAGAGACACTGATGAATGAATTGATTAAATTGGAGAAGAATTATGAGTATTATAAGCAGGATCCTGCATTTTGCGGAGAACTGACAGAGCTGTTAAATAATTATGCAGGGCGTCCGTCCCGTCTTTACTATGCAGGTAAAATGACGGAAGATCTGGGTGGGGCGAAGATCTATCTGAAGAGGGAGGATTTGAATCACACAGGATCTCATAAGATCAACAACGTGCTCGGACAGGTGTTACTCGCGAAACGGATGGGTAAGACGCGTGTGATTGCAGAGACTGGGGCGGGGCAGCATGGTGTGGCTACAGCGACGGCGGCAGCTCTTCTGGATATGGAGTGTGAAATCTTCATGGGAAAGGAAGATACCGATCGTCAGGCATTGAATGTCTACCGAATGGAACTTCTGGGTGCAAAGGTTCATCCGGTTATCAGTGGTACGCAGACCCTAAAAGATGCGGTCAATGAGACCATGCGAGAATGGTCGACAAGAGTGGAAGATACCCACTATGTTCTGGGATCTGTCATGGGACCACATCCATTTCCTATGATGGTGAGAGATTTTCAAAGTGTAATCAGCCGCGAAGCAAGAGAGCAGATCTTAAAAGCAGAGGGAAAGCTGCCAGCGGCCGTGCTCGCTTGTGTAGGCGGCGGAAGTAATGCGATGGGTATGTTTTATAATTTCATAGCGGATAAAAAGACCCGTCTGATCGGATGTGAGGCGGCGGGAAGAGGGGTGAGTACCGGACAGACTGCAGCGACAATGTCCGTTGGGACCATCGGTGTTTTCCATGGGATGAAATCCTACTTCTGTCAGGATGAAAATGGGCAAATCGCACCGGTTTATTCAATATCAGCAGGGCTCGATTACCCTGGTATAGGGCCTGAGCATGCTCATCTTCGAGATATAGGAAGAGCGGAGTATGTGCCAATCACCGATGACGAAGCCGTTGATGCGTTTGAATATCTGGCAAGGACAGAAGGGATTATCTGCGCAGTAGAGAGTGCTCATGCAGTGGCTTATGCTAGAAAACTGGCACCGACAATGGATAAAGATACTAGTATGATCATCTGTCTGTCCGGACGTGGAGATAAAGATGTTGCAGCGATAGCGAGATATAGAGGGAAGGAGATTTATGAGTAA
- the trpA gene encoding tryptophan synthase subunit alpha encodes MSNIKDAFLNGKALIAFLTAGDPSLDKTVDYILAMEQAGADLIEIGIPFSDPTAEGVVIQEADIRALKAGMTTDGVFEIVEKVREKCKIPLVLMTYLNPVFHYGYERFFEKCEALSADGIIVPDLPFEEKKEVSEVAEKHGVDVVSMIAPTSKERIQMIAEDAKGFLYVVSSMGVTGVRTNIETDLSSIMASIREVTDLPAAVGFGISTPKQAREMAAVSNGAIVGSAIVKLIEKYGEDAQEPLKEYVREMKAAMRMQPD; translated from the coding sequence ATGAGTAATATAAAGGATGCATTTTTAAATGGAAAAGCTTTAATCGCGTTTTTGACAGCGGGAGATCCATCACTGGATAAAACAGTGGATTATATACTGGCGATGGAACAGGCAGGTGCTGATCTGATTGAAATTGGAATTCCATTTTCTGATCCGACGGCAGAAGGAGTGGTGATTCAGGAGGCGGATATAAGAGCTCTTAAAGCAGGGATGACCACGGATGGAGTATTCGAGATTGTAGAAAAAGTACGGGAGAAATGCAAGATTCCGCTAGTATTGATGACGTATCTGAATCCTGTCTTTCATTATGGCTATGAAAGATTCTTTGAAAAATGTGAGGCTTTATCGGCTGATGGAATTATTGTTCCGGATCTTCCCTTTGAGGAGAAGAAAGAGGTATCTGAGGTTGCTGAAAAACACGGCGTGGATGTTGTATCCATGATCGCACCAACTTCAAAGGAACGAATTCAGATGATTGCAGAGGATGCAAAAGGATTTCTCTACGTTGTCTCATCTATGGGAGTGACCGGGGTGAGAACGAATATTGAAACAGATCTATCATCTATTATGGCATCGATCCGGGAGGTGACAGACCTCCCGGCAGCAGTGGGATTTGGCATCAGCACACCCAAGCAGGCCCGTGAGATGGCAGCGGTATCCAATGGGGCGATCGTAGGAAGTGCAATTGTGAAACTGATTGAAAAATATGGGGAAGATGCACAAGAACCATTGAAAGAATATGTCAGAGAAATGAAGGCAGCCATGAGAATGCAGCCCGATTAG
- the hypB gene encoding hydrogenase nickel incorporation protein HypB — MSDAITKDRIRVIEVKKSIFEDNDKDAIKLRKQMKEEKTFLLNLMSSPGSGKTTTLLALAKELKGQLNMGVMEADIDSIVDAKIMEDAGIPSIQIHTGGMCHLDADMTRQGLSEFGTKDMDLVVLENVGNLVCPAEFDTGAAKNATILSVPEGDDKPLKYPLMYEKCDLLIVNKIDVMDYFDFDKQQLIKNARMRNPNIEIIFISAKTGEGMGQLGKWMIENTRRWINS; from the coding sequence ATGAGTGATGCAATAACAAAAGACCGTATTCGTGTTATCGAAGTCAAAAAAAGTATTTTTGAAGACAATGACAAGGATGCAATAAAATTAAGAAAGCAGATGAAAGAGGAGAAGACATTTCTTCTCAACCTGATGTCTTCACCGGGTTCCGGAAAGACAACAACCTTACTGGCTCTTGCAAAAGAGCTAAAAGGTCAACTAAATATGGGCGTGATGGAGGCAGACATTGACTCTATCGTCGATGCCAAAATTATGGAAGATGCCGGAATTCCATCGATCCAGATACATACCGGAGGAATGTGCCACCTCGATGCTGATATGACAAGACAGGGTCTGTCAGAATTCGGCACAAAAGATATGGATTTGGTGGTCCTGGAAAATGTAGGAAATCTTGTCTGCCCGGCTGAATTCGATACTGGTGCAGCGAAAAACGCTACAATCCTCTCCGTGCCAGAGGGTGATGACAAACCATTAAAATATCCTTTGATGTATGAAAAATGTGATCTGCTGATCGTCAATAAAATTGACGTCATGGATTACTTTGACTTTGACAAACAACAGCTGATCAAAAACGCCAGAATGAGGAATCCAAATATAGAAATTATCTTCATCTCCGCAAAAACAGGAGAAGGCATGGGCCAGCTAGGTAAGTGGATGATAGAAAATACCCGGAGATGGATAAACTCTTAA
- a CDS encoding DUF3427 domain-containing protein, protein MNNIVLNLENAVSTGLFDQSVRSDDTLRPRLLYNDIHKGNNILVELEQNLLDCDSFWFSVAFITKSGLVVLKETLRELDKNNIKGHILTTDYLSFSEPDAFRELLRFSNLKVRVYTRENFHTKGYMFTKDGLRTFIVGSSNLTQGALKANKEWNLKITSLEQGKLIQETEDEFQVMWDQSVTLTEEWITDIYERVYINRKKERKAQKIERIRTYTLEPNMMQREATKALINLRKENSKKAILISATGTGKTYLSAFDVRNFKPHKMLFLVHREQILKQAMESFKDVLGEHIDAGLLSGNYHDFKSDYLFSTIQTMSKSEMMKRYKPDYFDYIVIDETHKAGANSYLKIIDYFKPKFLLGMTASPERTDGFDIFCLFDHNVAYEIRLQQAMEEDLLCPFHYFGVTALTVDGNTIDDNTEFRYLVSEERVTNIIEKAEFYGFSGDRVRGLIFCSKNEEARELSHSFNKKGYQTVSLSGADSQEKREICIDRLEKREREGGLDYIFTVDIFNEGVDIPQVNQVIMLRPTESSIIFVQQLGRGLRKAEDKEYVVVIDFIGNYQKNFLIPLALSGDRTYNKDSIRKYVAEGNRVIPGCSTVHFDEITKKRIYSAIDAANFNDIRFLKENYQQLKYRLGRIPKMIDFDKYGEMDVMHIIENKSLGSYYKFLMKYEKDYEVRLNPKEEKTIEFISKKFASGKRIHELLLLKRMIYYPNNLFALLKRDLKQYYQIEMEEKTVVNIENIMTNEFSTGSAKKTYQDCVLIRPDGKDFSISESYAEMLGNPNFHHIVEEIIDFGITRYNAGYSDRYMDTNLQLYCKYTYEDVCRLLDWKKGEVPLNISGYKYDEDTKTYPIFINYDKENDIQDTIRYEDRFQDSSTLLAISKSGRTIESKDVTIALHAKELDVDLELFVRKNKDDNISKEFYYLGRMYATGKVKEFTMPNTSKTAVEIQYKLCTPVRDDLYEYITG, encoded by the coding sequence ATGAACAATATAGTATTAAATCTTGAAAATGCAGTGTCAACGGGACTTTTTGATCAGTCGGTTCGATCCGATGACACTCTTCGTCCCCGACTACTCTACAATGATATACACAAAGGAAACAACATTTTAGTCGAACTGGAACAAAATCTTCTTGATTGTGATTCCTTCTGGTTTTCAGTGGCATTTATCACAAAAAGTGGATTGGTTGTACTGAAGGAAACACTTCGTGAGCTGGATAAAAATAATATAAAGGGACATATTTTGACGACGGACTATCTTTCATTTAGTGAGCCAGATGCCTTCCGTGAATTGCTTAGATTTTCTAACTTAAAGGTCAGGGTTTATACCAGAGAGAATTTCCATACGAAAGGCTATATGTTTACCAAGGACGGCTTGCGGACTTTTATTGTTGGAAGCTCGAATCTGACACAAGGTGCGCTGAAGGCGAACAAAGAATGGAATCTGAAGATCACATCTCTTGAACAAGGAAAGCTGATACAGGAGACGGAAGATGAGTTTCAGGTCATGTGGGATCAGTCCGTGACTTTGACAGAGGAATGGATTACGGATATCTATGAACGGGTTTATATTAATAGGAAGAAAGAACGAAAAGCTCAAAAGATAGAACGTATTCGTACTTACACACTGGAGCCAAATATGATGCAGCGTGAGGCAACAAAGGCTCTGATAAACCTTCGTAAAGAGAATTCGAAAAAAGCGATATTAATCAGTGCAACTGGCACAGGGAAGACATATCTCTCTGCATTTGACGTGAGAAATTTCAAGCCTCATAAGATGTTGTTTTTGGTACATAGAGAGCAGATTTTAAAGCAGGCAATGGAGAGTTTTAAAGACGTTCTTGGAGAACATATCGATGCCGGTTTATTGTCGGGTAATTATCATGATTTTAAATCAGATTATCTCTTCTCAACAATACAGACGATGTCAAAGAGTGAAATGATGAAACGCTACAAGCCGGATTATTTTGATTATATCGTGATTGACGAGACTCATAAGGCAGGAGCGAATTCGTATCTGAAAATTATCGACTATTTTAAGCCGAAGTTTTTGCTTGGCATGACAGCAAGTCCGGAACGCACGGATGGATTTGATATTTTTTGTCTGTTTGACCATAACGTTGCATATGAGATTCGTCTGCAGCAGGCGATGGAGGAAGACCTTCTCTGTCCGTTTCATTACTTTGGAGTCACTGCTCTTACAGTTGATGGAAATACGATTGATGATAATACGGAGTTTCGTTATCTGGTTTCTGAAGAACGTGTCACCAATATTATCGAAAAGGCAGAATTTTACGGTTTCAGTGGAGATCGCGTGAGAGGGCTCATTTTTTGTAGTAAAAATGAAGAAGCAAGGGAATTATCTCATTCGTTTAATAAAAAAGGATATCAGACAGTTTCCCTTTCCGGTGCTGATAGTCAGGAAAAGAGAGAGATCTGTATAGACCGTCTGGAGAAGAGGGAGAGGGAAGGCGGACTTGATTATATCTTTACCGTAGATATTTTCAATGAAGGTGTTGATATTCCACAGGTGAACCAGGTGATTATGCTCCGACCGACGGAATCGTCGATTATCTTTGTACAGCAGTTGGGACGTGGTCTTCGAAAAGCAGAAGATAAGGAATATGTGGTAGTCATTGATTTTATCGGAAATTATCAGAAGAACTTCCTGATTCCGCTTGCGTTATCAGGAGACAGAACGTATAACAAGGATAGTATACGAAAGTATGTGGCTGAGGGAAATCGTGTCATTCCAGGATGTTCTACAGTCCATTTCGATGAGATTACAAAAAAGAGAATCTATTCGGCGATTGACGCTGCCAATTTCAATGATATTCGTTTCCTTAAAGAAAATTATCAGCAGCTGAAATATCGCCTTGGCAGAATTCCAAAGATGATTGACTTTGACAAATACGGTGAAATGGATGTCATGCATATCATAGAAAATAAGTCCCTGGGATCCTACTATAAGTTTCTGATGAAATACGAAAAGGATTATGAGGTTCGCTTAAATCCGAAAGAGGAGAAAACCATAGAGTTTATTTCTAAGAAATTTGCTTCTGGAAAGCGTATTCATGAGTTGCTGCTCTTAAAGAGGATGATATATTATCCAAATAACCTGTTTGCACTTTTGAAAAGAGATCTGAAACAATATTATCAAATTGAAATGGAGGAGAAGACAGTAGTTAATATAGAAAACATTATGACTAACGAATTTTCCACTGGTTCTGCCAAAAAGACATATCAGGATTGTGTGCTGATTCGACCAGATGGAAAAGATTTTTCCATATCGGAAAGTTATGCCGAGATGTTGGGAAATCCGAATTTCCATCATATTGTGGAAGAAATCATTGATTTTGGAATCACAAGGTACAATGCGGGATATTCTGACCGGTATATGGATACGAATTTGCAGTTGTATTGTAAATATACATATGAAGATGTCTGCCGTCTGCTGGATTGGAAAAAAGGAGAGGTCCCTTTAAACATTAGTGGATATAAGTACGATGAAGATACGAAAACATATCCGATATTCATCAATTATGATAAGGAAAATGATATTCAGGACACCATTCGGTATGAAGACCGCTTTCAGGACTCATCGACATTGCTTGCGATTTCAAAATCAGGGCGCACGATTGAGTCAAAAGATGTTACGATTGCGTTACATGCAAAGGAACTGGATGTTGATCTGGAACTCTTTGTCCGAAAGAACAAGGACGATAACATTTCGAAGGAATTTTATTATCTTGGAAGAATGTATGCAACTGGTAAAGTGAAAGAATTCACCATGCCAAATACCAGCAAAACGGCTGTAGAGATTCAATATAAATTATGCACACCTGTACGTGATGATCTGTACGAATATATAACAGGTTGA
- a CDS encoding lactonase family protein: MAENEEKVKTTNYRKNKYRIYIGTYDKPLMTGDGSIFLGKGDGIQILTMDAEAGRVIYQGRNRETSNTSWINCAVDGKILYVVNELDEFEGKETGAVSSFSLEDNGEINVLQTISSEGRAPCHLGVSPDGHGMAVANYSSGNIVLYRLKGDETFEHSQQIQLDGKGPNSIRQAGPHAHCVLFDRTGSHLLVTNLGNDTIRVYTYRKDLIQIDENSIFVYKGKPGSGPRSMDFSADGKYLYVTNELDGSISVLSYQETSGQLTCIQNVPVNEWKDESEKDAAGLAISPDGRNLYMTTRNINQLMGFHRDPKTGLLKHIQSIETAGANPRSLAISPNGRWLIVGNQDTDNITIYERDPVDGRLHITEKLQVNTPVCVQIF, translated from the coding sequence ATGGCTGAGAACGAAGAAAAAGTTAAAACAACAAATTACAGAAAAAACAAATATAGGATTTATATCGGAACCTATGACAAACCTCTTATGACAGGTGACGGCTCTATATTCCTCGGAAAGGGAGACGGAATACAGATTCTTACCATGGATGCAGAGGCAGGCAGGGTTATTTATCAGGGTCGAAACCGGGAGACATCGAATACTTCCTGGATTAATTGTGCTGTAGATGGGAAGATACTATATGTGGTGAATGAACTGGACGAATTCGAGGGAAAAGAGACTGGGGCAGTCAGCTCGTTTTCCCTGGAGGATAATGGGGAGATAAACGTGCTTCAGACAATTTCCTCAGAGGGACGGGCTCCCTGCCACTTAGGGGTTAGTCCAGACGGACATGGGATGGCCGTGGCAAATTACAGCAGTGGAAATATTGTGCTTTATCGGTTAAAGGGTGATGAAACGTTTGAACATTCGCAACAGATTCAGTTGGATGGAAAAGGACCGAACAGCATACGACAGGCAGGTCCGCATGCACACTGTGTTCTGTTTGACCGAACCGGGTCACACCTGCTGGTCACGAATCTGGGGAATGATACCATTCGTGTATATACATATAGAAAAGATTTAATTCAGATAGATGAAAATTCCATCTTTGTTTATAAAGGCAAACCTGGATCAGGACCGAGGAGTATGGATTTTTCTGCAGATGGGAAGTATCTGTATGTGACCAATGAATTGGACGGATCGATATCGGTTCTCTCTTATCAGGAGACTTCAGGGCAGCTGACATGCATACAGAATGTACCTGTAAATGAATGGAAAGATGAAAGCGAAAAGGATGCCGCAGGCCTTGCTATTTCACCGGATGGTCGGAATCTTTATATGACAACACGTAATATCAATCAACTGATGGGGTTTCACAGAGACCCAAAAACTGGTTTGCTAAAGCATATTCAGTCCATTGAAACCGCAGGCGCCAACCCCAGAAGTCTGGCAATTTCGCCAAATGGGAGATGGTTAATTGTGGGAAATCAGGATACGGATAACATTACAATTTATGAAAGAGATCCGGTGGATGGAAGACTACATATTACAGAGAAACTACAGGTTAATACGCCTGTATGCGTTCAGATCTTTTAA
- the ilvD gene encoding dihydroxy-acid dehydratase has product MDLNSQRVRALAPENDPLKMGMGWSACDLNKPQIMVESTFGDSHPGSAHLNKFVDEALKGISDMGGKGARYFVTDICDGIAQGHDGINFSLASRDMIANMIEIHGNSTGFDGGVFIASCDKAVPAILMGLARLDMPSIVITGGVMDAGPDLLTLEQIGAYCAMYQRGEISEKKLTYYKQHACPSCGACSFMGTASTMQIMAEALGLMLPGSALMPATSEDLKKMAYKAGKQVMKLAKKHVKVSDIVTMDSFENAIMVHAAISGSTNSLLHIPAMAHEMGFEIDSDTFDRMHRGAHYLLDIRPAGRWPAEYFYYAGGVPAVMEEIKSMLHLDARTVTGKTLGDNLEELKSNGFYERCRDYLKKKGLVRTDVIRTFGNPIGRDGTVAILKGNLAPEGSVVKHSAVPKEMFQAELLARPFDCEEDAISAILSGKIKPGDAVFIRYEGPKGSGMPEMFYTTEAISSDPELGRSIALITDGRFSGASKGPAIGHVSPEAAAGGPIALVEEGDVIQIDIPARSLNIIGAKGKKLPKEEITKILGERKKAWEPKEEKYKSGVLKLYSQHAVSPMKGGFMK; this is encoded by the coding sequence ATGGACTTGAACAGTCAGCGAGTAAGAGCACTGGCACCTGAAAATGATCCCTTAAAGATGGGGATGGGTTGGAGTGCCTGCGATTTGAATAAGCCACAGATTATGGTGGAGAGCACATTTGGCGATAGTCATCCCGGAAGTGCACATCTGAATAAGTTTGTGGATGAGGCGCTAAAAGGAATCTCCGATATGGGAGGAAAAGGTGCCCGGTATTTTGTTACGGATATCTGTGACGGAATCGCTCAGGGACATGATGGAATCAACTTTTCACTTGCTTCCAGAGATATGATTGCAAATATGATTGAAATTCACGGAAATTCGACTGGTTTTGACGGCGGTGTCTTTATCGCCAGCTGCGATAAGGCAGTTCCTGCTATCCTGATGGGACTTGCTCGACTTGACATGCCGTCGATCGTGATCACTGGCGGTGTCATGGATGCGGGTCCTGACTTACTTACGCTGGAGCAGATCGGCGCATATTGTGCTATGTATCAGAGAGGTGAGATATCAGAGAAAAAACTCACCTATTATAAACAGCATGCCTGCCCATCCTGCGGAGCTTGCTCATTTATGGGAACGGCTTCGACAATGCAGATTATGGCGGAAGCACTGGGACTTATGCTTCCGGGATCGGCATTGATGCCGGCAACCAGTGAAGATTTGAAAAAGATGGCTTACAAAGCGGGTAAACAGGTTATGAAACTTGCTAAAAAACATGTCAAGGTAAGTGATATTGTGACGATGGATTCCTTTGAAAATGCAATTATGGTACATGCGGCAATTTCGGGCTCTACGAATTCACTGCTCCACATTCCGGCTATGGCCCATGAAATGGGATTTGAAATTGATTCCGATACCTTCGACCGCATGCATCGTGGTGCACATTATCTCCTGGACATTCGCCCTGCGGGGAGATGGCCAGCCGAATACTTCTACTATGCCGGGGGTGTACCTGCAGTCATGGAAGAAATCAAGTCTATGCTGCACCTTGACGCCAGAACGGTGACCGGAAAAACGCTTGGAGATAATCTGGAAGAACTAAAGTCAAATGGATTTTATGAAAGATGCAGGGATTATCTCAAGAAAAAAGGACTTGTACGCACCGATGTCATCCGGACATTTGGCAATCCAATCGGAAGAGACGGAACCGTGGCGATCCTAAAAGGCAATCTTGCTCCGGAGGGCTCTGTGGTCAAACATTCAGCAGTTCCGAAAGAGATGTTTCAGGCAGAGCTTCTTGCCAGGCCTTTTGATTGTGAAGAAGATGCAATTTCAGCGATACTCTCTGGAAAGATCAAGCCGGGTGATGCTGTCTTTATCCGCTATGAGGGACCAAAAGGTTCCGGTATGCCGGAAATGTTCTATACAACAGAGGCTATTTCCTCCGATCCGGAACTGGGACGCAGCATTGCACTGATCACAGATGGAAGATTCTCCGGGGCATCCAAAGGTCCCGCAATCGGCCATGTATCTCCGGAAGCGGCCGCAGGCGGACCCATAGCGCTTGTTGAAGAAGGAGATGTGATTCAAATCGATATCCCCGCACGTTCCCTGAACATTATCGGAGCAAAAGGCAAAAAACTTCCGAAGGAAGAGATTACAAAGATTCTTGGAGAGCGGAAAAAGGCATGGGAGCCAAAAGAAGAAAAATATAAAAGTGGTGTCCTGAAACTCTATTCACAGCACGCAGTATCGCCTATGAAAGGCGGATTTATGAAATGA